A stretch of the Conger conger chromosome 3, fConCon1.1, whole genome shotgun sequence genome encodes the following:
- the LOC133123129 gene encoding acetylcholine receptor subunit alpha-like isoform X1 codes for MNYHMLYKVIPLLILTGCVQCSEDETRLVNDLFANYDKVVRPVSHYKDAVIVTVGLQLIQLISVDEVNQIVTSNVRLKQKWEDVNLRWNPTDYGGIKKIRVPSTDIWYPDFVLYNNADGDFAIVHKTKVLLEHTGMITWNPPAIFKSYCEIIVQYFPFDVQNCSMKLGTWTYDGNLVVIEPDGERPDLSNFMESGEWIMKDYRGWKHWVFYGCCPDTPYLDITYHFLLLRLPLYFIVNVIIPCMLFSFLTGLVFYLPTDSGEKMTLSISVLLSLTVFLLVIVELIPSTSSAVPLIGKYMLFTMVFVIAAIIITVVIINTHHRSPSTHTMPQWVRKIFIDTIPNMMFFSNMKRPSKEQQKNIYSADFDISDISGKPTPATFHPPITKNADVRSAIEGVKYIAETMKSDEESNNAAEEWKFVAMVLDHILLCVFMAVCIIGTLGVFAGRLIELNLQG; via the exons ATGAATTACCACATGCTGTATAAAGTGATTCCTCTTCTTATTCTAACAG GCTGTGTCCAATGCTCAGAAGATGAGACTCGGCTGGTCAATGACCTGTTCGCGAACTACGACAAAGTTGTGCGTCCTGTCAGTCACTATAAGGATGCAGTAATAGTTACTGTGGGCCTGCAGCTCATCCAACTCATCAGTGTG GATGAAGTCAACCAGATTGTTACCAGTAACGTGCGGCTGAAACAG AAATGGGAAGATGTGAATTTGCGTTGGAATCCAACTGATTATGGTGGAATTAAAAAGATCAGAGTGCCCTCCACTGACATTTGGTATCCAGACTTTGTTCTCTATAACAA TGCTGATGGTGACTTTGCCATTGTACACAAGACCAAAGTTCTGCTGGAGCACACGGGCATGATCACATGGAACCCGCCCGCCATCTTTAAGAGCTACTGCGAGATCATCGTGCAGTATTTCCCCTTTGACGTGCAGAACTGCTCTATGAAATTGGGAACCTGGACATATGATGGCAACTTGGTTGTCATTGAACCG GATGGTGAACGGCCTGACCTGAGTAACTTCATGGAGAGCGGCGAGTGGATAATGAAGGACTACCGCGGCTGGAAGCACTGGGTGTTCTATGGCTGCTGCCCTGACACGCCGTACCTGGACATCACCTACCACTTCCTCCTGCTCCGCCTGCCTCTCTACTTCATCGTCAATGTCATCATCCCCTGCATGCTTTTCTCCTTCCTCACTGGCTTGGTCTTCTACCTACCCACAGACTCTG GAGAGAAGATGACTCTCAGCATCTCGGTTCTGCTCTCCCTGACTGTGTTCCTGCTGGTCATTGTGGAGCTCATCCCCTCCACCTCAAGCGCAGTGCCACTCATTGGGAAGTACATGCTTTTCACCATGGTCTTTGTCATCGCCGCCATCATCATAACTGTCGTCATCATCAACACCCATCACCGCTCCccgagcacacacaccatgccacAGTGGGTACGCAAG ATTTTCATCGACACCATTCCCAATATGATGTTCTTCTCAAATATGAAAAGGCCTTCCAAGGAGCAACAGAAGAATATCTACTCTGCTGACTTTGACATCTCAGACATTTCAGGCAAACCCACCCCAGCCACCTTCCACCCCCCCATCACCAAGAATGCCGATGTCCGCAGTGCCATCGAAGGTGTCAAGTACATTGCCGAAACCATGAAGTCCGATGAGGAGTCCAACAAT GCTGCAGAGGAGTGGAAATTTGTTGCCATGGTGTTGGATCACATTCTGCTGTGCGTCTTCATGGCTGTTTGCATCATCGGCACACTGGGTGTGTTTGCTGGCCGCCTCATTGAACTCAACTTGCAGGGCTAG
- the LOC133123129 gene encoding acetylcholine receptor subunit alpha-like isoform X2 → MHYNSGLQKSISRRPLSCVQCSEDETRLVNDLFANYDKVVRPVSHYKDAVIVTVGLQLIQLISVDEVNQIVTSNVRLKQKWEDVNLRWNPTDYGGIKKIRVPSTDIWYPDFVLYNNADGDFAIVHKTKVLLEHTGMITWNPPAIFKSYCEIIVQYFPFDVQNCSMKLGTWTYDGNLVVIEPDGERPDLSNFMESGEWIMKDYRGWKHWVFYGCCPDTPYLDITYHFLLLRLPLYFIVNVIIPCMLFSFLTGLVFYLPTDSGEKMTLSISVLLSLTVFLLVIVELIPSTSSAVPLIGKYMLFTMVFVIAAIIITVVIINTHHRSPSTHTMPQWVRKIFIDTIPNMMFFSNMKRPSKEQQKNIYSADFDISDISGKPTPATFHPPITKNADVRSAIEGVKYIAETMKSDEESNNAAEEWKFVAMVLDHILLCVFMAVCIIGTLGVFAGRLIELNLQG, encoded by the exons atgcattataacagcggtttgcagaagagcatcagcagaagaccattAA GCTGTGTCCAATGCTCAGAAGATGAGACTCGGCTGGTCAATGACCTGTTCGCGAACTACGACAAAGTTGTGCGTCCTGTCAGTCACTATAAGGATGCAGTAATAGTTACTGTGGGCCTGCAGCTCATCCAACTCATCAGTGTG GATGAAGTCAACCAGATTGTTACCAGTAACGTGCGGCTGAAACAG AAATGGGAAGATGTGAATTTGCGTTGGAATCCAACTGATTATGGTGGAATTAAAAAGATCAGAGTGCCCTCCACTGACATTTGGTATCCAGACTTTGTTCTCTATAACAA TGCTGATGGTGACTTTGCCATTGTACACAAGACCAAAGTTCTGCTGGAGCACACGGGCATGATCACATGGAACCCGCCCGCCATCTTTAAGAGCTACTGCGAGATCATCGTGCAGTATTTCCCCTTTGACGTGCAGAACTGCTCTATGAAATTGGGAACCTGGACATATGATGGCAACTTGGTTGTCATTGAACCG GATGGTGAACGGCCTGACCTGAGTAACTTCATGGAGAGCGGCGAGTGGATAATGAAGGACTACCGCGGCTGGAAGCACTGGGTGTTCTATGGCTGCTGCCCTGACACGCCGTACCTGGACATCACCTACCACTTCCTCCTGCTCCGCCTGCCTCTCTACTTCATCGTCAATGTCATCATCCCCTGCATGCTTTTCTCCTTCCTCACTGGCTTGGTCTTCTACCTACCCACAGACTCTG GAGAGAAGATGACTCTCAGCATCTCGGTTCTGCTCTCCCTGACTGTGTTCCTGCTGGTCATTGTGGAGCTCATCCCCTCCACCTCAAGCGCAGTGCCACTCATTGGGAAGTACATGCTTTTCACCATGGTCTTTGTCATCGCCGCCATCATCATAACTGTCGTCATCATCAACACCCATCACCGCTCCccgagcacacacaccatgccacAGTGGGTACGCAAG ATTTTCATCGACACCATTCCCAATATGATGTTCTTCTCAAATATGAAAAGGCCTTCCAAGGAGCAACAGAAGAATATCTACTCTGCTGACTTTGACATCTCAGACATTTCAGGCAAACCCACCCCAGCCACCTTCCACCCCCCCATCACCAAGAATGCCGATGTCCGCAGTGCCATCGAAGGTGTCAAGTACATTGCCGAAACCATGAAGTCCGATGAGGAGTCCAACAAT GCTGCAGAGGAGTGGAAATTTGTTGCCATGGTGTTGGATCACATTCTGCTGTGCGTCTTCATGGCTGTTTGCATCATCGGCACACTGGGTGTGTTTGCTGGCCGCCTCATTGAACTCAACTTGCAGGGCTAG
- the wipf1a gene encoding WAS/WASL-interacting protein family member 1a, whose amino-acid sequence MPVPPPPPPPAPPPPPTLALANTEKPSLNRSEQHGRNALLSDISKGARLKKAVTNDRSAPVFDKPKGGGGGGGGGGGGGGGGGGGGGGFGGGAPGGLGGLFQGGMPKLRSAGNRDSNDSGAVKPPLMPPGGRSSGPKPSAGGMGGGPPRLPGAPPVPGGRAPDLPKSRATPSRHDVGGGPPPVPNTPRPNQGGFQNKGPGGGRGAPPSFPGRSSTSGPFGRQPSVSGPPPIPSSGRPPLPPAPGRPSDDRPPPPVPTANRPSMPRDGPPPPPSLNNKPAMSSSRFSASSGPPLPPGRPGPPPLPPTPGGDEHTPRLPQRNVSLNSHAPPAPPPGRSGPLPPPPNERPPPPGRHPPGRSGPLPPPPPGGRTGGGSMRSSPVPPPPNRLGAEPSRGGSRPPPPPDRPGAGGAPPPPPPPIGNGFQNSHHNPSDDWEGRFSFHPVSDLPPPEPYMPFQKTYPSKMSKNDSRGPGKKERGAPPLPPHPQA is encoded by the exons ATGCCAGTgcctccaccaccacctccccctgcgcctcctcctccgcctACACTTGCTTTG GCAAATACAGAAAAGCCGTCCCTCAACCGGTCCGAACAGCATGGACGAAATGCATTATTATCAGACATCTCAAAGGGTGCTCGACTGAAGAAGGCGGTCACGAATGACAGGAGCGCCCCAGTTTTTGACA AGCCCAaaggtggtggaggtggaggtggaggtggaggtggaggtggaggtggaggtggtgggggagggggagggtttgGTGGAGGAGCTCCTGGAGGTCTTGGTGGGCTCTTCCAGGGTGGGATGCCTAAGCTCCGATCCGCTGGGAACAGAGACAGCAACG ACTCCGGTGCTGTCAAACCTCCCCTGATGCCTCCTGGAGGAAGGTCCTCAGGTCCCAAACCCTCAGCCGGGGGCATGGGAGGAGGACCGCCTCGACTCCCTGGAGCCCCCCCGGTCCCAGGGGGAAGGGCACCAGACCTACCCAAGTCCCGCGCGACTCCATCAAGACATGATGTGGGAGGGGGCCCGCCCCCAGTGCCCAATACCCCACGCCCCAACCAAGGAGGCTTCCAGAACAAAGGCCCAGGTGGGGGGCGAGGCGCACCCCCCAGCTTCCCGGGACGATCCTCAACCAGCGGCCCGTTCGGCCGCCAACCGTCGGTCAGCGGGCCCCCGCCCATCCCCAGCAGTGGCCGGCCGCCCCTGCCCCCAGCTCCCGGCAGGCCCTCCGACGACCGCCCCCCTCCTCCGGTGCCCACGGCGAACAGGCCGTCCATGCCTCGGGACGGGCCGCCTCCGCCCCCGTCTCTCAACAACAAGCCAGCGATGTCTTCCTCCCGCTTTTCGGCCAGCAGCGGACCTCCTCTACCCCCCGGCAGACCCggccccccgcccctgcccccaaCCCCTGGAGGCGATGAACACACGCCTAGACTGCCCCAGAGGAACGTGTCCCTCAACTCTCACGCCCCCCCTGCACCTCCGCCGGGGCGGTCCGGCCCCCTTCCACCCCCTCCCAACGAGAGACCACCCCCCCCTGGCCGGCATCCACCTGGGCGCTCAG gacccctcccacccccacccccaggggGTAGGACAGGAGGAGGAAGCATGAGGTCATCACCAGTCCCTCCCCCACCAAATCGGCTGGGCGCAGAGCCATCCAGAGGCGGAAGCAGACCACCGCCCCCGCCCGACCGCCCCGGTGCAGGAGGtgccccacctccaccacctcctccgaTAGGAAATGGATTCCAGAACTCCCACCATAACCCCTCAG ATGATTGGGAAGGCAGGTTCTCCTTCCATCCAGTATCAGACCTGCCCCCACCAGAGCCGTACATGCCTTTCCAGAAGACCTACCCCAGCAAGATGAGCAAGAACGACAGCAGAG GccctggaaaaaaagaaaggggtGCACCTCCATT